A stretch of the Archangium violaceum genome encodes the following:
- a CDS encoding pilus assembly FimT family protein, with protein sequence MKRTRRNSGFSLVEMSTVVGIIAILAVLAFAALDVLPQRTRLTGGALEFAAAISSARSHAYGRNHRVVLLLNADTPNLGNPIQYWVVVDPWSNMTATLRANPGWRTLSDLIPVAPAPAGSEYPLFDSGHFNPSVRLYDRGFVDAVGRVAHKGCTADLKSKVGLARGPTDGTSTFPPPFCFVPNDTPCTFCTNDGAADEPRRGAIIFEPDGTVSFTDALGNPSPDGSASISFRPMGGGGSDSVQAVVITNTGIVRTFSAHR encoded by the coding sequence ATGAAGCGAACTCGCCGCAACAGTGGCTTCTCCCTGGTCGAGATGTCGACCGTCGTCGGCATCATCGCGATCCTCGCCGTGCTCGCGTTCGCCGCGCTGGACGTGCTGCCCCAGCGCACACGGCTGACGGGTGGAGCGCTCGAGTTCGCCGCGGCGATCTCCAGCGCGCGTTCCCACGCGTATGGCCGCAACCACCGCGTGGTGCTGCTGCTCAACGCGGACACGCCCAACCTGGGCAACCCCATCCAGTACTGGGTGGTGGTGGATCCCTGGTCGAACATGACCGCGACGCTCAGGGCCAATCCCGGCTGGAGGACCCTGAGCGATCTGATTCCGGTGGCGCCCGCTCCCGCGGGCTCGGAGTACCCGCTGTTCGACTCGGGGCACTTCAACCCCTCGGTGCGGCTGTACGACAGGGGCTTCGTGGACGCGGTGGGCCGGGTGGCGCACAAGGGATGCACCGCCGATCTCAAGAGCAAGGTCGGGCTCGCCAGGGGTCCCACGGATGGCACCAGCACCTTCCCGCCGCCCTTCTGCTTCGTCCCCAACGACACCCCGTGCACCTTCTGCACCAATGACGGCGCTGCCGACGAGCCCCGGCGGGGTGCCATCATCTTCGAGCCGGACGGCACCGTGAGCTTCACCGACGCACTGGGCAACCCGTCCCCGGACGGGTCTGCCTCCATCTCCTTCCGCCCAATGGGTGGTGGCGGTTCGGACAGTGTCCAGGCCGTCGTCATCACCAACACCGGTATCGTCCGGACCTTCTCGGCGCATCGCTAG
- a CDS encoding type IV pilus modification PilV family protein, producing MLRRASPRQDHGFTTIESLIAAVVFLLGLAGLLGALVQARGATAQARRLMQATDVANDLAEQIQLWSFDDPRLIPSDPLCADDPLDKDGKLLKPGTGDYNAYKACMHDEMMLTFEDAKFGGIQEPVFRNEEKDPSKNRTEYERFYIVRRVDERMLQIWVKVLYLDAGEPRVVTTQAMRTRVGGML from the coding sequence ATGCTGAGACGAGCCTCTCCCCGCCAGGACCACGGTTTCACGACGATCGAGTCGCTCATCGCCGCGGTCGTATTCCTCCTGGGTCTCGCCGGGCTGCTCGGCGCGCTCGTGCAGGCGCGCGGCGCCACCGCTCAGGCACGTCGGCTCATGCAGGCCACCGACGTCGCCAACGATCTGGCCGAGCAGATCCAACTCTGGAGCTTCGACGACCCGCGGCTCATCCCCTCCGACCCCCTGTGCGCGGATGATCCGCTGGACAAGGATGGCAAGCTGCTCAAGCCGGGCACGGGCGACTACAACGCCTACAAGGCGTGCATGCACGACGAGATGATGCTCACGTTCGAGGACGCCAAGTTCGGCGGGATACAGGAGCCCGTTTTCAGGAACGAGGAGAAGGATCCGTCCAAGAACAGAACCGAATACGAGCGCTTCTACATCGTCCGCCGCGTGGACGAGCGGATGCTGCAGATCTGGGTGAAGGTGCTCTACTTGGATGCGGGCGAGCCCCGCGTCGTGACCACGCAGGCCATGCGTACCAGGGTAGGAGGGATGTTGTGA
- a CDS encoding prepilin-type N-terminal cleavage/methylation domain-containing protein, which yields MRRQRGFTLIELMVSSAVTFITVLAVSAAFLGYTQSFYTQAGIRGGQASLRQTHLMVVRNLRMAGYGIEPSLAFGFPADWSRESPTAINRSDRLVFRMRNPAFNARVESVAEDSVTLVDGLTERLRRGQIVQLMCPGAISWTYARLREDAPKGAKSLSLQPKTGTFPNLNEVHNCFSNSGALAVYVFKIDVYDYSIQLIDEDGDPASPGRPYLFRRHGLGDGPEDSFGEPVAEDIEALRVTFVKADGSTFIPDPNEAAPDYGMDVGDPRLTNNHPGNIRAVVVGLVARSTTRDSGAGPEVMNQIPAFGRKADGTPEEALSVDPTTGKPVPYGFRRIVSEMSVQVRNMLSTEMPVPLYYEPDGVTPDACRGELPGEANSFNCAGG from the coding sequence ATGCGGCGCCAGCGAGGATTCACGCTCATCGAGCTGATGGTGAGCTCCGCGGTGACCTTCATCACGGTGCTCGCGGTATCCGCGGCCTTCCTGGGCTACACCCAGTCCTTCTACACGCAGGCGGGCATCCGGGGTGGGCAGGCGTCGCTGAGGCAGACGCACCTGATGGTGGTGCGCAACCTGCGCATGGCGGGTTATGGCATCGAGCCGTCCCTGGCCTTCGGCTTCCCAGCGGACTGGTCCCGAGAGTCCCCCACGGCCATCAACAGGTCGGATCGGCTCGTCTTCCGGATGCGCAACCCGGCGTTCAATGCCCGCGTCGAGAGCGTCGCTGAGGACTCCGTTACCCTCGTCGATGGGTTGACCGAGCGGCTGCGCCGGGGGCAGATCGTCCAGTTGATGTGCCCGGGTGCGATCTCCTGGACCTACGCGCGGCTGCGCGAGGACGCCCCGAAGGGGGCGAAGTCGTTGTCGCTGCAGCCCAAGACGGGCACCTTCCCCAACCTCAACGAGGTCCACAACTGCTTCTCCAACTCGGGAGCTCTGGCGGTCTACGTGTTCAAGATCGACGTCTACGACTACTCCATCCAGCTCATCGACGAGGATGGAGATCCCGCCTCGCCAGGCCGGCCCTACCTGTTCCGGCGGCATGGGCTCGGTGATGGCCCCGAAGATTCGTTCGGCGAGCCGGTGGCCGAGGACATCGAGGCGTTGCGCGTCACCTTCGTGAAGGCGGATGGCAGCACCTTCATCCCCGACCCGAATGAAGCTGCGCCCGACTATGGGATGGATGTGGGTGATCCGCGCCTCACGAACAACCACCCCGGCAACATTCGTGCTGTCGTGGTGGGCCTGGTGGCGCGCAGCACCACCCGCGATTCGGGCGCGGGCCCCGAGGTGATGAACCAGATTCCCGCGTTCGGCAGGAAGGCGGACGGCACCCCGGAGGAGGCGCTCAGTGTGGATCCGACCACCGGAAAGCCGGTGCCCTACGGTTTCCGGCGCATCGTCTCGGAGATGTCCGTCCAGGTCCGTAACATGCTGTCCACGGAGATGCCCGTCCCGCTCTACTATGAGCCGGACGGGGTGACGCCGGACGCCTGCAGGGGCGAGCTTCCCGGCGAAGCCAACTCCTTCAACTGTGCCGGTGGCTAG
- a CDS encoding M16 family metallopeptidase, which yields MAQRYTLPNGLTVVFEELHSARVAAFQVWVKAGSADERPDQAGLAHLHEHMLFKGTARRGPGEIARDVEAHGGEINAWTSFDQTVYHIVIASQFARMGLDILGDAIRSSAFDTDELAREIEVVCEEIKRSQDTPARRASRDLFSTAYQVHPYRAPVIGTAESVRSFDRDKVLEFYRRHYTPKNLVLSAVGDFTEAELRRWVEEIFGGDWGRPYEGAVARAREPELTRRRVLLRPDEVKEAYFNLAFPIPQADHPDVPALDALAMLAGQGETSRLVLEVKRKRSLVNDIHAYAYTPRDPGLFTASFTLPPAKLPQALEETVRVLAALRTGLVPADELATVKALIEAEAIYQRETMQGLARKLGHYQSSMGDLEAEARYYEAIARLTPERILEVAERYLRFERTVITGLLPPGTPFGAEQAEEILDRVSREVPGAPVERRAPRAAPTGPALKVGRATATSPGRVVEERLPSGARILVREEPAVPLFAMRAAFPGGLRYETAENNGLTTLLGRCLTRGTPSHDAEEISHLIDSFAGSLMGQGGRNSVGLRGEFLSRHFQPAFRLFADCLLHPRFPEAEVARERALLLQDILTREDKPSGVAFDLFGRTLFRTHPYRLSTLGEQSSVERLGPDALRAYHAAHMDPSQLVLSVVGDVKVDEVLALAHEAFGTSRGHAAPPPEVKPEPPLEGPRSDKRVLARAQAHLVLGFPGVRVNDSRRHALEVLSTLLSGQGGRLFVELRDKRSMAYSVSSFSMEGVDPGYFAVYMGTSPEKLEAALAGIRAELTRVRDEPIPEAELSRAKQHLIGTHEIGLQRNGSRAALLALDACYHLGLENFFHYAERVAAVTAEDVRTVARQLIDFERSALAVVGP from the coding sequence ATGGCTCAGCGCTACACACTTCCCAACGGACTCACCGTCGTCTTCGAGGAGCTGCATTCCGCCCGGGTGGCCGCCTTCCAGGTGTGGGTCAAGGCCGGCAGCGCCGACGAGCGTCCTGATCAGGCCGGACTCGCGCACCTGCACGAGCATATGCTCTTCAAGGGCACGGCCCGGCGTGGCCCCGGGGAGATCGCCCGCGACGTGGAGGCCCATGGCGGTGAAATCAATGCCTGGACGTCCTTCGACCAGACGGTCTACCACATCGTCATCGCCAGCCAGTTCGCCCGCATGGGGTTGGACATCCTCGGCGACGCCATCCGCTCCTCCGCCTTCGACACGGACGAGCTGGCGCGCGAAATCGAAGTGGTGTGCGAGGAGATCAAACGCAGCCAGGACACCCCGGCCCGGCGGGCCTCGCGCGACCTCTTCTCCACCGCCTACCAGGTGCACCCCTACCGCGCCCCCGTCATCGGCACCGCGGAGAGCGTGCGCAGCTTCGACCGGGACAAGGTGCTCGAGTTCTACCGGCGGCACTACACGCCGAAAAACCTGGTGCTCTCGGCCGTGGGTGACTTCACCGAGGCGGAGCTGCGCCGGTGGGTGGAGGAGATCTTCGGCGGAGACTGGGGCCGGCCCTACGAGGGCGCCGTGGCCCGCGCGCGCGAGCCCGAGCTCACCCGCCGCCGCGTGTTGCTGCGCCCCGACGAGGTGAAGGAGGCCTACTTCAACCTCGCCTTCCCCATCCCCCAGGCGGACCACCCGGACGTGCCCGCCCTGGACGCGCTGGCCATGCTCGCCGGCCAGGGCGAGACGTCCCGGCTGGTGCTGGAGGTGAAGCGCAAGCGCAGCCTCGTCAACGACATCCACGCGTACGCCTACACGCCGAGGGATCCGGGCCTCTTCACCGCCAGCTTCACCCTGCCTCCCGCGAAGCTGCCCCAGGCGCTCGAGGAGACGGTGCGGGTGCTGGCCGCGCTGCGCACGGGCCTGGTGCCCGCGGACGAGCTCGCCACGGTGAAGGCCCTCATCGAAGCCGAGGCCATCTACCAGCGCGAGACGATGCAGGGCCTGGCGCGCAAGCTGGGCCACTACCAGTCCTCCATGGGAGACCTGGAGGCGGAGGCGCGCTACTACGAGGCCATCGCGCGCCTCACTCCCGAGCGCATCCTCGAGGTGGCCGAGCGCTACCTGCGCTTCGAGCGCACCGTCATCACCGGGCTGCTGCCTCCGGGCACCCCCTTCGGCGCGGAGCAGGCCGAGGAGATTCTGGACCGGGTGTCCCGCGAGGTCCCTGGCGCCCCCGTCGAGCGCCGCGCCCCCCGGGCCGCGCCCACCGGGCCGGCGCTGAAGGTGGGCCGCGCCACGGCCACCTCTCCGGGCCGGGTGGTGGAGGAGCGGTTGCCCTCGGGCGCGCGCATCCTCGTGCGCGAGGAGCCCGCCGTGCCGCTCTTCGCCATGCGCGCCGCCTTCCCCGGCGGCCTGCGCTACGAGACGGCGGAGAACAACGGCCTCACCACGCTGCTCGGCCGCTGCCTCACCCGCGGCACGCCGTCGCACGACGCGGAGGAGATCTCCCACCTCATCGACAGCTTCGCCGGCTCGCTCATGGGACAGGGCGGACGCAACTCGGTGGGCCTGCGCGGCGAGTTCCTCTCGCGCCACTTCCAGCCCGCCTTCCGGCTCTTCGCGGACTGCCTCCTCCACCCCCGTTTCCCCGAGGCCGAGGTGGCCCGGGAGCGCGCCCTGCTGCTGCAGGACATCCTCACCCGCGAGGACAAGCCCAGCGGCGTGGCGTTCGATCTCTTCGGCCGCACCCTCTTCCGCACGCACCCCTACCGGCTGTCCACGCTGGGCGAGCAGTCCTCGGTGGAGAGGCTGGGGCCGGACGCGCTGCGCGCCTACCACGCCGCGCACATGGATCCATCCCAGCTCGTCCTGAGCGTGGTGGGGGATGTGAAGGTGGACGAGGTCCTCGCCCTCGCGCACGAGGCCTTCGGGACCTCCCGCGGCCACGCGGCCCCTCCGCCCGAGGTGAAGCCAGAGCCGCCGCTCGAGGGCCCACGCTCGGACAAGCGAGTCCTGGCGCGCGCACAGGCCCACCTCGTCCTGGGCTTCCCGGGCGTGCGGGTGAACGACAGCCGGCGGCACGCGCTGGAGGTGCTCTCCACGCTGCTCAGCGGCCAGGGCGGGCGACTCTTCGTGGAGCTGCGCGACAAGCGCTCCATGGCCTACAGCGTCAGCAGCTTCTCCATGGAGGGAGTGGACCCGGGCTACTTCGCCGTCTACATGGGCACCAGCCCCGAGAAGCTGGAGGCCGCGCTCGCCGGCATCCGCGCGGAGCTCACCCGCGTGCGCGACGAGCCCATCCCCGAGGCCGAGCTCTCCCGCGCGAAGCAGCACCTCATCGGCACCCATGAGATTGGCCTGCAGCGCAACGGCTCGCGTGCCGCGCTGCTCGCGCTGGACGCGTGCTACCACCTGGGCCTGGAGAACTTCTTCCACTACGCGGAGCGCGTGGCGGCGGTGACGGCCGAGGACGTGCGTACCGTGGCCCGCCAGCTCATCGACTTCGAGCGCAGCGCGCTCGCCGTCGTCGGCCCCTGA